The Candidatus Koribacter versatilis Ellin345 genome has a segment encoding these proteins:
- the kynU gene encoding kynureninase produces MAAAAFDTTENFAIEMDARDPMSRFRGRFHIPPAPDGSASVYLVGHSLGLQPKTVRAYLEQELKDWETLGVEGHFRGKHPWMPYHRLLTEQTARLVCAQPSEVVVMNSLTVNLHLMMVSFYRPTRERHNILIEGSAFPSDQYAVQSQIKFHGFDPASSLLELCPRVGEATMRDEDILELIEREGQSIALILLGGVNYATGQAFDMAEITKAGHAQGCVVAFDCAHAAGNLELKLHEWDVDWAAWCSYKYLNGGPGCIGGCFVHERYARDFELPRFAGWWGHDQETRFKMGPEFHPMAGAEGWQLSNPSILTMAALRASMEIFDEAGIGKLRQRSIALTGYLEFLLDQQKSARFEIITPREPERRGAQLSIRVAAGNRSVCDRLVEEGALCDWREPDILRVAPVPLYCSYRDCYRFVQRFVANLN; encoded by the coding sequence GTGGCGGCCGCTGCGTTCGACACCACCGAGAATTTCGCAATCGAAATGGATGCGCGCGATCCGATGTCGCGGTTTCGCGGGCGGTTTCATATCCCACCGGCTCCGGATGGATCGGCGTCTGTGTATCTGGTGGGGCACTCCCTTGGGCTGCAGCCGAAGACGGTACGGGCATACCTCGAGCAGGAATTGAAGGATTGGGAGACGCTCGGTGTGGAAGGGCATTTTCGCGGAAAGCATCCGTGGATGCCGTATCACCGACTGCTGACGGAACAGACGGCGCGATTGGTATGCGCGCAGCCGAGCGAAGTCGTGGTGATGAATTCCCTGACGGTGAACCTGCACCTAATGATGGTGTCGTTTTATCGACCTACGAGGGAGCGGCACAACATTCTCATCGAAGGCAGTGCCTTCCCGTCGGACCAGTATGCGGTACAGTCGCAGATCAAGTTCCACGGCTTCGATCCGGCAAGTTCGTTACTCGAGCTTTGTCCGCGAGTAGGCGAGGCGACAATGAGGGATGAGGACATCCTCGAGTTGATCGAGCGTGAAGGACAGTCGATAGCGCTGATCTTGCTTGGCGGCGTGAATTACGCGACCGGGCAGGCCTTCGACATGGCGGAGATCACGAAGGCGGGTCACGCACAAGGATGCGTGGTGGCGTTCGACTGCGCGCATGCAGCGGGAAATCTTGAGCTCAAGCTACACGAGTGGGATGTGGATTGGGCCGCATGGTGCAGCTACAAGTACCTGAACGGCGGGCCCGGCTGTATTGGCGGATGCTTCGTGCACGAGCGCTACGCGCGCGACTTCGAGCTTCCGCGGTTTGCGGGATGGTGGGGACACGATCAGGAAACGCGCTTCAAGATGGGGCCAGAGTTTCATCCGATGGCGGGCGCGGAGGGATGGCAGTTGAGCAATCCATCGATCCTGACGATGGCGGCACTGCGAGCGTCAATGGAAATCTTCGATGAAGCGGGGATCGGGAAGCTGCGGCAGCGGAGCATTGCGCTCACCGGATACCTGGAGTTCCTGCTCGATCAGCAGAAGTCGGCGAGGTTCGAGATCATCACGCCTCGGGAGCCGGAGCGGCGTGGCGCGCAGTTGTCAATTCGCGTCGCAGCCGGCAATCGCTCAGTTTGCGACAGGCTTGTGGAAGAAGGCGCGCTCTGCGATTGGCGCGAACCGGATATCTTGCGGGTGGCGCCGGTGCCGCTGTATTGCTCGTATCGGGATTGTTATCGGTTTGTGCAGCGATTTGTGGCCAATCTGAATTAA
- a CDS encoding FAD-dependent oxidoreductase encodes MASKEKITIVGSGLAGPLLAISLKKRGLDVELYERRPDMRKVHISAGRSINLALSTRGIYALREIGVWPQIEKIIIPMRGRMMHALNGALTFQPYGKDETEVINSVSRADLNIALMDAAEAQGITIHFNQRCTHFDLRERAVYFRDEETDERKTVNSELVIGADGAVSAVRRDFLKLQRFNFSQQYLDYGYKELTIPPNSDGKHAMETHALHIWPRGSFMLIALPNIDGTFGCILFLPFEGKNSFQLLQNNSDIVKFFEENFPDAMALMPRLAENFFANPVGAMVTVKCSPWSHGSRALLLGDAAHAIVPFFGQGLNCSFEDCTVLLGLLDRYGPNWPVVFREFGAARKVNTDAIADMAIENFVEMRDKVGDSRFLFKKKVELALEAKFPGLFVPKYAMVTFHRVPYSVAESRGRIQDRILSELCDPIAKIEDLDWQRADELVHRNLTPLEDA; translated from the coding sequence ATGGCGTCGAAAGAGAAAATCACGATAGTCGGTTCAGGGCTTGCCGGGCCGCTGCTGGCGATTTCGCTGAAGAAGCGCGGGCTCGATGTCGAGCTGTATGAGCGGCGTCCGGACATGCGCAAGGTACATATCAGCGCGGGACGCTCGATCAATCTCGCGTTGTCGACGCGTGGCATTTACGCGCTGCGCGAGATCGGCGTTTGGCCGCAGATCGAAAAGATTATCATCCCGATGCGCGGGCGAATGATGCACGCGCTCAATGGCGCGCTGACGTTTCAGCCGTACGGCAAGGACGAGACCGAGGTCATCAACTCGGTGTCGCGCGCAGACCTGAACATCGCGCTGATGGATGCGGCCGAGGCACAAGGCATCACAATCCACTTCAACCAGCGCTGCACCCACTTCGACCTTCGCGAACGTGCGGTCTATTTTCGCGACGAAGAGACGGATGAACGGAAGACCGTGAACTCAGAACTGGTAATCGGCGCGGACGGTGCAGTGTCGGCAGTGCGCAGGGATTTTTTGAAGCTGCAGCGATTCAACTTCTCGCAGCAATATCTTGATTACGGCTACAAAGAGTTGACGATCCCGCCAAATTCGGACGGCAAGCACGCGATGGAGACGCACGCGCTGCACATCTGGCCGCGCGGATCGTTCATGCTGATTGCGCTGCCGAACATTGACGGCACGTTCGGCTGCATTCTCTTTCTGCCGTTCGAAGGCAAGAACAGCTTTCAACTGCTGCAGAACAATAGCGACATCGTGAAATTCTTCGAAGAGAACTTCCCCGACGCGATGGCTCTGATGCCGAGACTCGCGGAGAATTTCTTCGCGAATCCGGTTGGGGCCATGGTGACGGTGAAGTGTTCGCCCTGGAGCCACGGGAGCCGAGCGCTGCTGCTCGGAGATGCAGCGCATGCGATCGTGCCGTTCTTTGGGCAGGGATTGAATTGTTCGTTCGAAGACTGCACCGTGCTGCTTGGCTTGCTCGACCGATACGGGCCAAATTGGCCGGTCGTGTTTCGCGAATTTGGAGCGGCGCGCAAGGTGAATACCGACGCGATCGCGGATATGGCGATCGAAAACTTTGTGGAGATGCGCGACAAGGTCGGCGATTCGCGCTTCCTGTTCAAGAAGAAGGTAGAACTGGCGCTGGAAGCCAAGTTCCCCGGACTGTTTGTGCCAAAGTACGCCATGGTCACGTTTCATCGCGTTCCGTACTCGGTTGCGGAATCGCGGGGGCGTATTCAAGACCGCATTTTGTCTGAGCTCTGCGACCCTATCGCGAAAATTGAAGATCTCGATTGGCAGCGAGCGGATGAACTCGTCCATCGCAATCTGACGCCATTGGAGGATGCATAG
- a CDS encoding APC family permease: MGTWGLTALVVNTIIGSGIFGIPTPLNAVVGRASPLAMVMAGLGIGLMMACAAEVSSRFTEPGGAYLYARTAFGRFVGIQIGWFSWLAPMGTSAAASNLFTSYLAAYFPFAGTALGRAAVITTLFAFLALANCVGVKVGANLSSVFTIAKILPLLLLIVLGLLYFAHHPQTFAQAQPAPAGISPWIDAMLLLSFAYGGFENAILPAGEVKNPRQTFPIALAAGLLLCIAIYSLVQFVSVATIGTAPAERPLASAAELLLGTGGAAFITVAAMISTFGHLSAVQLATPRLTYSLAERHDFPSVFARVHPRFQTPYISIMIFSAITCVLALSGTFRWAIAMASGALIVIYASICASLIRLRRMHGDEALLGIPFGPAIACLCIGFGLVLLARLTLREGFLLLVTFAIATLHWLVVRNRAYPQAIISEAGSAS, encoded by the coding sequence ATTGGAACCTGGGGACTCACCGCCCTGGTGGTGAATACCATCATCGGCAGCGGCATCTTCGGCATCCCCACCCCCTTAAATGCCGTTGTCGGCCGTGCCAGTCCCCTCGCCATGGTGATGGCTGGCCTTGGGATCGGGCTCATGATGGCCTGTGCCGCCGAGGTCAGTTCACGTTTCACTGAACCCGGCGGGGCCTACCTGTACGCCCGTACTGCGTTCGGCCGCTTTGTCGGCATACAGATCGGATGGTTCTCCTGGCTCGCACCCATGGGCACCAGCGCTGCTGCTTCGAATCTCTTTACCAGCTATCTCGCTGCATATTTTCCCTTCGCGGGGACAGCTCTGGGTCGCGCCGCGGTAATCACCACGTTGTTCGCGTTTCTCGCACTCGCAAATTGTGTGGGCGTGAAAGTCGGCGCAAACCTCAGCAGCGTGTTCACCATTGCCAAGATCCTGCCCTTGCTGTTGCTGATCGTTCTCGGATTGCTCTATTTTGCGCATCATCCACAGACGTTTGCACAGGCACAGCCCGCGCCGGCAGGCATTTCGCCATGGATTGACGCGATGCTGCTGCTCTCTTTCGCCTACGGTGGCTTCGAAAACGCTATTCTCCCAGCCGGCGAAGTGAAAAATCCGCGTCAAACATTTCCCATTGCGCTTGCCGCCGGACTGCTGCTTTGCATCGCGATCTACTCGCTCGTACAGTTCGTTTCGGTCGCAACCATCGGCACCGCCCCGGCGGAACGCCCACTCGCGTCGGCGGCTGAATTGCTGCTTGGAACCGGTGGCGCGGCGTTCATTACCGTCGCTGCGATGATCTCCACCTTCGGCCATCTTTCCGCTGTCCAACTCGCCACACCCCGCCTGACCTATTCTCTCGCCGAACGTCACGACTTCCCGTCCGTCTTCGCACGCGTGCATCCGCGCTTTCAAACGCCTTACATTTCAATCATGATCTTCAGTGCCATCACCTGCGTTCTCGCGCTGAGTGGCACATTTCGCTGGGCCATCGCGATGGCCTCAGGCGCACTCATCGTCATCTACGCCAGTATCTGCGCCAGCCTGATTCGCCTTCGCCGCATGCACGGCGACGAAGCTCTGTTGGGCATTCCTTTCGGTCCCGCGATCGCCTGCCTTTGCATCGGCTTCGGACTCGTGCTGCTTGCTCGTCTCACGCTCCGCGAAGGCTTTCTCCTGCTCGTGACCTTCGCCATCGCAACCCTGCACTGGCTCGTCGTTCGTAATCGCGCGTATCCGCAAGCAATTATTTCGGAAGCAGGTTCTGCCTCATGA
- a CDS encoding alpha/beta hydrolase family protein yields the protein MTRDLLSIPPVPADRRVLYGDDPNQFFDLYLPDAPHAVAMVIHGGFWRAKYDLLHVSHMCSVLAKSGVAVASLEYRRVGNSGGGWPGSYNDVRAGFAAIRKHFGENLKYVAIGHSAGGHLALRLAVDEPTLSGVAALAPVAVLKTAYEMNLSNGAVEEFLGGSPAEIPGIYASACPSQHPSTVQRILLHGDLDTDVPIAISKEFEAARQNDSGTVWFMKLEETEHMDLIDPESRAWPIVHMDIESLIDG from the coding sequence ATGACCCGCGACCTGCTTTCCATTCCGCCAGTTCCCGCGGATCGCCGAGTGCTGTACGGTGACGATCCAAACCAGTTCTTCGATCTCTATCTGCCCGACGCACCGCACGCCGTCGCCATGGTGATTCACGGCGGCTTCTGGCGCGCGAAGTACGATCTGCTCCATGTGAGCCACATGTGTTCGGTGCTCGCCAAGAGCGGCGTTGCGGTGGCCAGTCTCGAATATCGTCGGGTGGGAAATTCCGGCGGTGGCTGGCCCGGATCGTACAACGATGTTCGTGCGGGGTTTGCCGCGATCCGCAAGCATTTCGGAGAGAACTTGAAGTACGTAGCTATCGGCCACTCTGCTGGCGGCCACCTTGCGCTACGTCTCGCGGTTGATGAGCCAACGCTCTCGGGGGTCGCGGCGCTTGCTCCCGTTGCCGTATTGAAGACCGCCTATGAAATGAACCTCAGCAACGGTGCTGTTGAGGAGTTTCTTGGCGGCTCACCCGCAGAGATTCCCGGCATCTACGCGTCCGCCTGTCCCTCGCAGCATCCATCCACCGTGCAGCGCATCCTCCTCCACGGCGATCTCGACACCGACGTCCCCATCGCAATCAGCAAGGAATTTGAAGCCGCCCGTCAGAACGACAGCGGCACCGTCTGGTTCATGAAGCTCGAAGAAACCGAGCACATGGACCTCATCGACCCGGAATCGCGCGCCTGGCCGATCGTTCACATGGACATCGAATCGCTGATTGATGGTTAA
- a CDS encoding trans-sulfuration enzyme family protein, with amino-acid sequence MPTTKARKAKPSPKKPQAEAHDNQKYDLRTRLIHGSMRTPKWDYSHHVVPPLTSSATFRLSSSQRGARGFFEFACDTIDTTRQVPIYIYDRLDEPTRGMLEENLAAAEAGEMGVCFATGMAAISASICALTRAGDQVVAHNTLYGCTYSLMTNWLPRQGVATRFVDMRNPKEIAKAINAHTRIVYFETPVNPNLELIDIAAVREIVDHANKGRSELEQIRVVVDNTFATPFCQRPLTLGAHMVVHSLTKGIGGFGTDMGGVVIGPKSLHNVLLMYRKDFGGSLSPKPAWNVLVYGLPSLAARMANMQKTAQYVAEWLEQHPKVEKVFYPGLESFPQRDLAETQMVDYRGKFAPGSMVYFTLRDKSGENHAAEKFINYVADKGYCITLAVSLGQIKTLIENPYSMTHSAYLAVDTNKAKKNGHGRGCETNRVEPGGIRLSIGLEDRDDIIADLESGLEHA; translated from the coding sequence ATGCCGACCACCAAAGCTCGCAAAGCCAAACCCTCCCCGAAGAAACCGCAAGCCGAAGCTCACGATAATCAAAAATACGATCTGCGAACGCGGCTGATCCACGGCTCGATGCGCACGCCGAAGTGGGACTACTCGCACCACGTGGTGCCGCCGCTTACGTCCTCGGCGACCTTCCGGCTGAGTTCTTCGCAACGCGGCGCACGCGGCTTCTTCGAGTTTGCGTGCGACACGATCGATACGACGCGGCAAGTACCGATTTACATCTACGATCGGCTGGACGAACCGACGCGCGGGATGCTGGAAGAAAACCTTGCCGCGGCGGAAGCGGGCGAGATGGGCGTGTGCTTCGCCACGGGAATGGCCGCGATTTCCGCTTCGATATGCGCGCTGACGCGGGCGGGCGACCAGGTCGTTGCGCACAATACTCTGTATGGCTGCACGTATTCGCTGATGACGAATTGGCTTCCCCGCCAGGGGGTCGCCACGCGTTTTGTCGACATGCGTAACCCGAAGGAGATCGCGAAAGCTATCAACGCACACACCCGGATCGTGTACTTCGAAACTCCGGTGAATCCTAATCTGGAATTGATCGATATCGCCGCGGTACGCGAAATTGTAGACCATGCCAACAAAGGCCGTAGCGAACTGGAGCAAATCCGCGTAGTCGTGGACAACACGTTCGCGACGCCGTTCTGCCAGCGTCCATTGACGCTTGGCGCGCATATGGTGGTGCACAGCCTGACCAAAGGTATTGGCGGGTTTGGAACTGACATGGGCGGAGTCGTGATTGGACCCAAGAGCCTGCACAACGTACTGCTGATGTACCGCAAGGATTTTGGCGGATCACTCTCACCGAAGCCCGCATGGAACGTGCTGGTGTATGGACTGCCGTCACTGGCGGCGCGTATGGCGAATATGCAAAAGACGGCACAGTATGTGGCGGAGTGGCTCGAGCAGCATCCGAAAGTGGAGAAAGTGTTCTACCCCGGCCTCGAAAGCTTCCCGCAGCGCGATCTTGCGGAAACACAGATGGTGGACTATCGAGGGAAGTTCGCGCCCGGGTCGATGGTGTACTTCACGCTGCGCGATAAGAGTGGCGAGAACCACGCAGCGGAGAAGTTTATCAACTACGTGGCGGATAAGGGTTACTGCATCACACTCGCGGTGAGCCTGGGGCAGATCAAGACACTGATCGAGAATCCCTATTCGATGACGCATTCGGCTTATCTTGCAGTGGACACGAACAAGGCGAAGAAGAACGGCCACGGCCGAGGCTGCGAGACCAATCGCGTAGAGCCGGGCGGGATTCGGTTGTCCATCGGACTCGAGGACCGCGACGACATCATCGCGGATTTGGAATCCGGGCTCGAGCACGCATAA
- a CDS encoding TonB family protein: MFEPVPESPFRRRPWVLVTSMAAHCLVLFLMLRAPTPEIVKVHQLRQGDGGKSFARLYLQSDNLNDIASEAKSSNKKVTEQNIRSKQLDNPSKSLQLKLEKHERLIASTANNDATGAGKNRAAATAGSTYGSLYSGDLTGPEVRPALWISGPNPAVAASEFAEGLEGSVIVEITIDDEGNVVATHLIQGLSGPVDGRVIEALQMAHFIPAKRNGVSIPSKQDVYYHFPR; the protein is encoded by the coding sequence ATGTTCGAACCAGTACCGGAATCGCCGTTTCGCCGGCGCCCATGGGTTCTTGTAACCTCCATGGCTGCCCATTGCCTAGTGCTGTTCCTGATGCTCCGCGCCCCCACTCCCGAAATTGTCAAAGTCCATCAGTTGCGCCAGGGCGACGGCGGAAAATCGTTCGCGCGTCTCTACCTGCAAAGCGACAACCTCAACGACATTGCGAGCGAAGCGAAATCATCGAACAAAAAAGTCACCGAACAGAACATCCGCTCCAAGCAACTCGACAACCCCAGTAAGTCACTTCAGCTTAAGCTCGAAAAGCACGAACGCCTGATCGCATCGACCGCGAACAACGACGCTACCGGAGCCGGAAAGAACCGTGCCGCTGCGACCGCCGGATCCACTTACGGCTCGCTTTACTCGGGTGACCTCACTGGACCTGAAGTCCGTCCCGCTCTGTGGATCTCCGGGCCCAATCCCGCTGTCGCTGCGAGCGAGTTCGCGGAAGGCCTCGAAGGCAGCGTGATCGTCGAGATCACGATTGATGACGAGGGCAACGTTGTCGCGACACATCTAATTCAAGGCCTCTCCGGCCCTGTGGATGGTCGCGTGATTGAAGCCTTGCAAATGGCGCACTTCATTCCGGCCAAACGCAACGGCGTTTCGATTCCTTCCAAACAAGACGTGTACTACCACTTTCCTCGCTAA
- a CDS encoding methyltransferase domain-containing protein, whose product MSSPNIAAAQPMSPADHERRRLALQASVLNPLTDSFLRSAGISRGMRVLEVGCGIGEVSLITARLLGPHGRLHCVDTDGKALEIAQGRVRSAGHDHVSFEHTDIASHTPVRTYDAVIGRHVLIRMQDAMEVIKQAVHMVHVGGVIAFQEYDLSFYPRGYPEMPLMFSVQQLIVDYYRRSVARPNIGTQLFWLMQEAGLPAPECRVECVMDGGPNSPVYEWLTETLRSLLPEMEALGMTAGGVISDSLAQRLRDEAVEKRGVAIMSPMVGAFARKPYTTRTRG is encoded by the coding sequence ATGAGTAGCCCGAATATCGCCGCTGCACAGCCCATGAGTCCGGCGGACCATGAGCGCCGGCGGCTGGCGCTGCAAGCCTCCGTACTCAATCCGCTTACCGACAGCTTTTTGCGTAGCGCCGGAATTTCTCGCGGCATGAGAGTGCTGGAAGTCGGCTGCGGGATCGGCGAGGTCTCCCTCATCACCGCGCGGTTACTGGGACCTCATGGACGGCTGCACTGCGTGGATACCGATGGCAAAGCGCTGGAGATCGCCCAGGGACGCGTGCGTTCGGCTGGGCACGATCACGTAAGCTTCGAACACACGGACATTGCGTCGCATACGCCGGTACGAACCTACGACGCGGTGATCGGGCGGCATGTCCTCATCCGCATGCAAGACGCGATGGAGGTAATTAAGCAGGCAGTGCACATGGTGCATGTCGGCGGCGTAATCGCGTTTCAGGAATACGATTTGTCGTTCTATCCGCGCGGATATCCGGAAATGCCGCTGATGTTCTCGGTACAACAGCTCATTGTGGACTATTACCGGCGATCCGTGGCGCGCCCGAACATCGGGACACAGCTCTTTTGGCTGATGCAGGAAGCGGGGCTCCCGGCCCCGGAGTGCCGCGTGGAATGCGTCATGGACGGTGGCCCGAATAGCCCGGTGTACGAATGGCTGACTGAAACGCTGCGGAGCCTGCTACCGGAGATGGAAGCTCTGGGCATGACCGCCGGCGGGGTGATCAGCGATTCACTTGCCCAACGGCTACGTGACGAAGCCGTCGAGAAGCGCGGAGTGGCGATCATGTCGCCGATGGTGGGAGCGTTTGCGCGGAAGCCGTACACTACGCGGACGAGGGGCTAG
- a CDS encoding STAS/SEC14 domain-containing protein has product MPVTYEIDAARKLVRTRCVGPVRMMDVLDHFRTLEADPACPPHADVFLDLVELQSLPKSFQLAGVVYEVEQLQPKVRFGACAIVVDREVLFGMMRIFATLAEGTFRVVRVFRKREEAEQWLQGEQSASTAR; this is encoded by the coding sequence GTGCCCGTCACCTACGAGATCGACGCGGCCCGTAAACTGGTCCGCACGCGATGTGTGGGACCGGTGCGGATGATGGACGTGCTTGATCACTTCCGCACGCTTGAGGCAGACCCTGCCTGCCCTCCGCACGCGGACGTATTTCTCGACCTTGTCGAATTACAGTCACTTCCTAAAAGCTTTCAACTGGCCGGAGTGGTCTACGAGGTGGAACAGCTGCAACCGAAAGTACGATTCGGTGCGTGCGCCATCGTAGTTGATCGCGAGGTGTTGTTCGGGATGATGCGCATCTTCGCGACGCTCGCCGAGGGCACATTCCGGGTGGTGCGCGTGTTCCGCAAGCGGGAAGAAGCGGAGCAATGGCTGCAGGGGGAACAGAGCGCCAGTACGGCCCGCTAG
- a CDS encoding hydrolase, whose protein sequence is MTPGSIELTLDPHEIARRPLDPQQCALVVVDIQEKLLPSIANKELLVKNAQLLIRLAGMLELPTVLSTQYKRGLGETVPEIASLLPHAITLDKTEFGCFNNEGFCSAVKTLPGNRTTVLLCGMETHICVMQTALGAMSQGYIVHVASDAVGSRSEWNYHIGLNRMQDAGAVISSTEMMMYELLRSSSSAVFKELLPYLKG, encoded by the coding sequence ATGACGCCCGGCAGCATAGAACTCACCCTCGATCCCCATGAAATTGCCCGCCGTCCGCTGGATCCGCAACAATGCGCGCTGGTGGTCGTCGATATCCAGGAGAAACTGCTGCCGTCAATTGCAAACAAAGAATTGTTGGTGAAGAACGCGCAGCTGCTCATCCGCCTGGCGGGCATGCTGGAACTGCCGACCGTCCTGAGCACGCAATACAAGCGTGGACTGGGCGAGACGGTGCCGGAGATTGCTTCCCTGCTGCCGCATGCGATCACGCTCGATAAGACCGAGTTCGGCTGCTTCAACAACGAGGGCTTCTGTTCCGCGGTTAAGACGCTGCCTGGCAATCGCACCACCGTGCTGCTCTGCGGAATGGAAACGCATATCTGCGTGATGCAGACGGCGTTGGGCGCGATGAGCCAGGGATATATCGTGCATGTGGCGTCGGATGCGGTGGGATCCCGTTCGGAGTGGAATTACCACATTGGGCTTAATCGCATGCAAGATGCGGGGGCTGTGATCTCCAGCACGGAAATGATGATGTACGAATTGCTACGCTCATCGAGTTCAGCAGTGTTCAAGGAACTGCTGCCGTACCTGAAGGGATAG